In Streptomyces sp. NBC_01717, one DNA window encodes the following:
- the hemE gene encoding uroporphyrinogen decarboxylase: MSANDRPSGQQTKTSATHESPFLKACRREPVPHTPVWFMRQAGRSLPEYLKVREGIAMLDSCMMPELVTEITLQPVRRHKVDAAIYFSDIVVPLKAIGIDLDIKPGVGPVIADPIRTRADLARLRDLTPEDVHYVTEAIGMLTAELGPTPLIGFAGAPFTLASYLVEGGPSRNHERTKAMMYGEPELWAELLDRLAEITGAFLKVQIEAGASAVQLFDSWVGALAPADYRRSVMPASAKVFDAVAPYGVPRIHFGVGTGELLGLMGEAGADVVGVDWRVPMDEGARRVGPGKALQGNLDPAVLFAPTATVEAKTREVLDAAAGLEGHVFNLGHGVMPTTDPDALTRLVEYVHTQTAR; this comes from the coding sequence GTGAGCGCCAACGATCGCCCCTCGGGCCAGCAGACGAAGACCTCCGCCACCCATGAGTCGCCGTTCCTGAAGGCGTGCCGCCGCGAGCCGGTGCCGCACACGCCGGTCTGGTTCATGCGTCAGGCAGGGCGGTCGCTGCCCGAGTACCTCAAGGTGCGCGAGGGCATCGCCATGCTCGACTCCTGCATGATGCCGGAGCTGGTCACCGAGATCACGCTGCAGCCCGTCCGCCGCCACAAGGTCGACGCGGCGATCTACTTCAGCGACATCGTCGTCCCGCTCAAGGCCATCGGGATCGACCTCGACATCAAGCCCGGTGTCGGCCCGGTCATCGCCGACCCGATCCGGACCCGCGCCGATCTCGCCCGGCTGCGCGACCTCACGCCGGAGGACGTCCACTACGTCACCGAGGCCATCGGCATGCTCACCGCCGAGCTCGGCCCGACGCCGCTCATCGGATTCGCCGGTGCGCCGTTCACTCTCGCGAGCTACCTCGTGGAGGGCGGTCCGTCCCGCAACCACGAGCGCACCAAGGCCATGATGTACGGCGAGCCGGAGCTCTGGGCCGAGCTCCTCGACCGGCTGGCCGAGATCACCGGCGCGTTCCTGAAGGTGCAGATCGAGGCGGGCGCCTCGGCCGTGCAGCTCTTCGACTCCTGGGTCGGTGCGCTCGCCCCCGCCGACTACCGCCGTTCCGTGATGCCGGCCTCCGCGAAGGTCTTCGACGCCGTCGCTCCGTACGGTGTCCCGCGCATCCACTTCGGTGTCGGCACCGGCGAACTGCTCGGGCTGATGGGCGAGGCGGGCGCGGATGTCGTCGGCGTCGACTGGCGCGTCCCGATGGACGAGGGCGCGCGTCGGGTCGGACCCGGCAAGGCATTGCAGGGCAACCTCGACCCGGCGGTGCTGTTCGCGCCGACGGCGACGGTGGAGGCGAAGACGCGCGAGGTGCTGGACGCGGCCGCCGGTCTGGAGGGCCATGTCTTCAACCTGGGCCACGGTGTGATGCCGACGACCGACCCGGACGCGCTGACGCGGCTCGTCGAGTACGTACACACGCAGACCGCTCGCTGA
- a CDS encoding DUF3000 domain-containing protein: protein MAPAQGQFSEQSDGADSKDSAEGSSVPPAFRSAVEALRSARLRPELEVEPTRPPQRLAPYAYAVEAAVVDGEDDLADGRLVLLHDPAGHEAWHGTFRLVTLVRAELEPEMASDPLLPEVCWSWLTGALEARGLSYGEAGGTVTRAGSHYFGALSERRPATQIEIRASWTPREGRGGAPDTAAHLVAWGDLLCQIAGLPPSGPADAAVVTLPQRRGPQVP, encoded by the coding sequence ATGGCTCCGGCTCAGGGACAATTTTCCGAACAATCCGATGGCGCTGACAGCAAGGACAGTGCGGAGGGCAGTTCCGTCCCGCCCGCGTTCCGGTCGGCGGTGGAAGCGTTGCGCTCGGCGCGGCTCCGCCCCGAGCTGGAAGTGGAGCCGACTCGGCCGCCTCAGCGTCTCGCTCCGTACGCGTACGCCGTGGAGGCGGCGGTCGTCGACGGCGAGGACGATCTCGCGGACGGCCGCCTTGTGCTGCTCCACGATCCCGCTGGGCACGAGGCGTGGCACGGCACGTTCCGTCTGGTGACGCTGGTCCGCGCCGAGCTGGAGCCGGAGATGGCTTCCGACCCGCTGCTGCCGGAGGTGTGCTGGTCCTGGCTGACCGGTGCGCTGGAGGCGCGCGGCCTGTCGTACGGGGAGGCGGGCGGCACGGTCACCCGGGCAGGTTCGCACTACTTCGGTGCGCTGTCCGAGCGGCGCCCGGCGACACAGATCGAGATCCGGGCGTCCTGGACGCCGCGCGAGGGGCGGGGCGGAGCACCGGACACGGCGGCGCATCTGGTGGCGTGGGGGGATCTGCTGTGCCAGATCGCCGGTCTGCCGCCGTCGGGTCCGGCCGACGCGGCGGTGGTGACGCTGCCTCAGCGGCGCGGCCCGCAGGTTCCGTAG
- a CDS encoding helix-turn-helix transcriptional regulator, which translates to MSVLLEQPASLVAYRPNKPTAMVVVADPRVRSTVTRHLWALGVRDVIEASSIAEARPRVGNPRDICVADVHLPDGSGLTLLSETRAAGWPNGLALSAADDIGAVRNALAGGVKGYVVTGTRTNIGHPTRPGVAPIGANAARMHRRPPGTPSHPGGYRELSGREVEVLRLVAEGQSNKAIGVSMGLSALTVKSHLARIARKLGTGDRAGMVAVALRTGIIH; encoded by the coding sequence GTGTCCGTTCTCCTCGAGCAGCCCGCAAGCCTGGTCGCCTACCGCCCGAACAAGCCGACGGCCATGGTCGTCGTGGCCGACCCGCGCGTCCGTTCCACCGTCACCCGCCATCTGTGGGCACTCGGAGTACGTGACGTCATCGAGGCGTCGTCCATCGCGGAGGCCCGTCCCCGCGTCGGCAACCCGCGCGACATCTGTGTTGCCGACGTCCATCTGCCCGACGGTTCCGGGCTGACCCTGCTGTCCGAAACCCGAGCCGCCGGCTGGCCGAACGGCCTCGCCCTCTCCGCCGCCGATGACATCGGCGCCGTACGCAATGCCCTCGCGGGCGGCGTGAAGGGCTATGTCGTCACCGGCACACGCACCAATATCGGCCACCCCACCCGCCCCGGCGTCGCTCCCATCGGCGCCAATGCCGCCCGTATGCACCGCCGGCCCCCCGGCACCCCGAGCCACCCGGGCGGCTACCGCGAACTGTCCGGCCGCGAGGTGGAGGTCCTCCGGCTGGTCGCCGAAGGGCAGTCCAACAAGGCCATCGGTGTCTCCATGGGGCTGTCCGCCCTGACCGTCAAGAGCCACCTCGCCCGCATCGCCCGCAAGCTCGGCACCGGAGACCGCGCCGGAATGGTCGCCGTGGCCCTGCGCACGGGCATCATCCACTGA
- a CDS encoding ribonuclease D — protein MTDAQETAADTSLRTTGGAPPDDVAPAPIPLLEPREGIPPVVASDDALARVVAAFAAGTGPVAVDAERASGYRYGQRAYLVQLRRDGAGSALIDPVGCPDLTSLGEALRGSEWILHAATQDLPCLREIGMAPTELFDTELAGRLAGFPRVGLGAMVENVLGYALEKGHSAVDWSTRPLPEPWLRYAALDVELLIDLRNALEEELDRQGKLEWAQEEFDAIASAPPAPPRKDPWRRTSGMHKVRRRRQMAVVRELWNARDQVAQRRDISPGKVLGDGAIIEAALALPPNTQALTTLPGFGHRMGRRQLEQWQAAIDRAKALPEAELPQPGQPLLGPPPPRAWADKDPAAAARLSAARAAVSELAERLHMPQENLITPDTVRRVCWEPPKNPTPDAVEEALTTYGARRWQIEQVAPLLLRALTTATA, from the coding sequence GTGACCGACGCCCAAGAGACCGCAGCAGACACTTCACTGCGAACCACCGGGGGCGCTCCCCCGGACGACGTCGCCCCGGCGCCGATCCCCTTGCTCGAACCTCGCGAGGGCATTCCCCCGGTGGTGGCCTCCGACGACGCCCTCGCCCGAGTGGTCGCGGCTTTTGCCGCGGGCACCGGCCCCGTCGCCGTCGATGCCGAACGCGCATCCGGCTACCGCTACGGCCAGCGCGCCTATCTCGTACAGCTGCGGCGCGACGGCGCGGGAAGCGCCCTGATCGACCCGGTCGGCTGCCCCGACCTGACGTCGCTCGGCGAGGCGCTGCGCGGCAGCGAGTGGATCCTGCACGCCGCCACCCAGGACCTGCCCTGCCTGCGCGAAATAGGGATGGCTCCCACCGAACTCTTCGACACGGAGCTCGCCGGACGGCTGGCGGGCTTCCCGCGGGTCGGCCTCGGCGCGATGGTCGAGAACGTGCTCGGCTACGCGCTGGAGAAGGGGCACTCCGCCGTCGACTGGTCCACCCGCCCGCTGCCCGAACCCTGGCTGCGCTACGCCGCGCTCGATGTCGAGCTCCTGATCGATCTGCGCAACGCCCTGGAGGAGGAGCTCGACCGGCAGGGCAAGCTGGAGTGGGCGCAGGAGGAGTTCGACGCGATCGCCTCGGCGCCGCCCGCTCCCCCGCGCAAGGACCCGTGGCGCCGCACGTCCGGTATGCACAAGGTGCGCCGCCGTCGTCAGATGGCGGTCGTACGGGAGCTGTGGAACGCCCGTGACCAGGTCGCACAGCGCCGGGACATCTCGCCCGGCAAGGTCCTCGGCGACGGCGCGATCATCGAGGCGGCCCTCGCCCTCCCGCCGAACACCCAGGCGCTGACCACCCTGCCGGGCTTCGGCCACCGCATGGGCCGGCGTCAGCTGGAGCAGTGGCAGGCGGCCATCGACCGGGCCAAGGCGCTCCCCGAGGCCGAGCTCCCGCAGCCTGGCCAGCCCCTCCTCGGCCCGCCGCCGCCGCGCGCCTGGGCCGACAAGGACCCGGCGGCCGCGGCCCGGCTCTCGGCGGCCCGCGCCGCGGTGTCGGAGCTGGCCGAGCGGCTGCACATGCCGCAGGAGAACCTGATCACACCGGACACCGTGCGCCGGGTCTGCTGGGAACCGCCGAAGAACCCGACGCCGGACGCGGTCGAGGAAGCGCTCACCACGTACGGGGCCCGGCGGTGGCAGATCGAACAGGTGGCGCCGCTCCTGCTGCGCGCCCTGACGACGGCGACGGCCTGA